The Pleomorphomonas sp. T1.2MG-36 DNA segment TTCCCAATGGCAAGGGACGCGTGGCGCCGCACGACGACTGGCGGCGCGACGACGGCCAGTTTGTGGAAGCGCGCACACAGCTTGCGGCCTATTTCGCAGGCGAGCTGCGTGACTTCGATCTCGAGCTGTCGCCGGCAGGCACGCCGTTCCAGCTCGCCGTCTGGCAGGCGCTTGCGGGCATTCCCTTCGGCGTCACCATCTCCTATGGCGAGCTCGCCTCACGTCTTGGCCGCCCCTCGGCAAGCCGCGCCGTCGGCGCCGCCAATGGCGCCAATCCCATTCCCATTGTCGTGCCCTGCCACCGGGTGATCGGTGCGTCCGGAGCCCTCACCGGTTTCGGCGGCGGCATAGACACCAAGCGTTGGCTGCTGGCGCACGAAACCGGCGGCCACCCCGACCAACTGCAGGGCAGCCTTTTTTGAACGGCCGTCAATGCCTGGCCCACTCCTTGCTTTTCCTGTACGGGACGGGCAGGTTTACGGTGGCATTCACAAGAATGTCCTAGACATCCTCGACGATGGACAGAATGGCGGTTCGCCGAGGCTTCGGGAGTTGGCATGACGGCATTCGAGTTCAGCGCGACTCCCACCCGGCGCAAGCTTTCGGGTTCGGTCACGGTCGCCGTGTTGACGGCCATGGCGATAGCCACGCTGGCTCGGCTCAATGCCGACACTCTCTACTACGGCGACCTTCTCACCTTCTTCCTGCCGGCCTTGTTCGGCATTTGCCTCGTTACCGCCGTCGTCGCGCTCATTGCCCGTCACCGGATACTGGCGGCTGCAGCGGTCATCCTTACCCTGCTCAACGGCTTTCCGCTGGTCCAGCCGATCGAACGAGCCGCTGCGGCGACCAGCGGGCGAGAGCTGCGCGTCGCCTCGAGCAACATTCTTGGAAACCGAAGCGACTACGGCGACCTGATTGCCTGGAGCACAAAATCGGGCATCGACGTTCTCGGCCAGCAGGAGGTGAGCGGCTACGCGCTCAGGTACTTCGATGCCCTGCGCACCAACTTCCCCTACACTCCCCCCGCCGACCTCCTCGGCCGTCATCCGGAGGTGATGGCTTGGTCCGGGTGGAAGATCCTCAAGGCCGAGCATGTCAAGAACGTCCCCATCCTGCCGGTTTTCGGCTGGGGCGGCGCCCCACTCAGACTGGAACTGGCCGCGCCCGGCGAGTTGGACGCCGGCGGGAAACCAGCCCTCGTCGTCTACGTGCTGCACCCCACGACACCGCGCAGCTTCGATCAATGGATCGACCGCAACGCCTATCTTGAGGTCGTTGCCAAGGCGATCGCCGCCGAGCCCCCAGGAATGCCGGTCGTGGCCATGGGCGATTTCAACACGCCCACGTGGTCGCCGTTCTTTCAGTCGTTTCTGAAGACATCGGGCTTGATCGACGCATCGGGCACCGGTTGGCCGGCCACCACCCGCTTTTCCAGGCGCTTTGCCAAGCTCGTCCACTTCGGATCGCCGGTCGACCACATTCTGGTGTCGCGAGACATCGAGGTGAAGCGCTTCGAAGTCGGTCCGGACATCGGCTCCGACCACTTTCCTGTTTTCGCCGACCTGCGGCTGCCCTGAGCTACCACCAGACGACCGGCAGGGCCGCCCCTCGCAGCACCGCATCGATATCCGGGCGGAAGCTGCCGTCAGGCGCGTGCAACACGAGCCCTGGAAGAATGCGAAGCGGTGCCCGCCCCTGTGGCCGGCCGCGCAGGATCAACCGGTGGGCCGGTTCTCCCTCATGCGCGTGGACCGGCAGCAGCGTCAACGAGCCAAAGCGATTGCCGATCGCGGCCAGCAGCCTCTGCAGCTCATCCGCCCGGAAAATCACCGTCAGCGTTCCCGACGGCTTCAGCACGGCGGCGGCGGTGCGCACCCAGCCGTCCATGTCGTCGGCCGCCAGTGCATGCGCCCGCGCTCGCGACGGTGCCGGCGATGCACGGCCACGATCGGCGAGATGAAACGGCGGGTTCATGACGAGATGATCGGCCATGTCGTCGACCAG contains these protein-coding regions:
- a CDS encoding methylated-DNA--[protein]-cysteine S-methyltransferase; its protein translation is MLDVVYTYLESPIGPLLLAGDGVRLAKVGFPNGKGRVAPHDDWRRDDGQFVEARTQLAAYFAGELRDFDLELSPAGTPFQLAVWQALAGIPFGVTISYGELASRLGRPSASRAVGAANGANPIPIVVPCHRVIGASGALTGFGGGIDTKRWLLAHETGGHPDQLQGSLF
- a CDS encoding tRNA1(Val) (adenine(37)-N6)-methyltransferase, whose amino-acid sequence is MSLAGGVSRDGFLDNQLVVDQPLSGAHRAGLDAILLAAALSQGTTGHVVDLGAGVGVAGLAVARRLPETTVTLVEIDPDLVRLAVGNAALNAGMAGRVRAIVADVLAPAAERRAAGLVDDMADHLVMNPPFHLADRGRASPAPSRARAHALAADDMDGWVRTAAAVLKPSGTLTVIFRADELQRLLAAIGNRFGSLTLLPVHAHEGEPAHRLILRGRPQGRAPLRILPGLVLHAPDGSFRPDIDAVLRGAALPVVWW
- a CDS encoding endonuclease/exonuclease/phosphatase family protein; the encoded protein is MTAFEFSATPTRRKLSGSVTVAVLTAMAIATLARLNADTLYYGDLLTFFLPALFGICLVTAVVALIARHRILAAAAVILTLLNGFPLVQPIERAAAATSGRELRVASSNILGNRSDYGDLIAWSTKSGIDVLGQQEVSGYALRYFDALRTNFPYTPPADLLGRHPEVMAWSGWKILKAEHVKNVPILPVFGWGGAPLRLELAAPGELDAGGKPALVVYVLHPTTPRSFDQWIDRNAYLEVVAKAIAAEPPGMPVVAMGDFNTPTWSPFFQSFLKTSGLIDASGTGWPATTRFSRRFAKLVHFGSPVDHILVSRDIEVKRFEVGPDIGSDHFPVFADLRLP